A genomic stretch from Caulobacter sp. FWC2 includes:
- a CDS encoding alpha/beta fold hydrolase, with the protein MTHTLLNRRALLTAAGLALPTLAFAQAIAPPTAPLQAGPFKFKGWKGQDTDAERGFLEVPEDRRIPGSRKIRLHYVRFASTAAKPGPPIVYLAGGPGGTATRALSGPRFPIMMALRDVADVIAFDQRGTGLSNAIPERPTSTRPPPVFTEAGLTAYVRQDFQAAWADWTKAGVAMTGYNTEQNADDIDDLRRHLGAEKVDLWGISYGTHLALSMLKRHGDRVGRVALASLEGQDQTVKRPAAIDALLRQVDGLLAADPAVRAAIPDLPALMRRVHARLEASPAPMAATLNGAPVELKLGGFAIQLMAGSLIANPQTLVMLPNLYLALDAGRMDVLTPFIGEFAGLLGIAGMPEATDLASGISPARLALVRREAKTAVVGSALNFPMPQLLGAVPGVDLGEGFRAPFRIDHPALLIAGTLDGRTPMSEQDEVAAQFQRKSRVIVENAGHNVFEAHPEVQPLLVRFFKGEAVADTRLTLPPPKFKLG; encoded by the coding sequence ATGACCCACACCTTACTCAACCGCCGCGCCCTGCTCACCGCCGCCGGCCTCGCCCTCCCGACCCTGGCCTTCGCCCAGGCTATCGCCCCGCCAACGGCGCCGCTCCAGGCCGGCCCCTTCAAGTTCAAGGGCTGGAAGGGCCAGGACACCGACGCCGAGCGGGGCTTCCTGGAGGTTCCCGAGGATCGCCGCATTCCGGGCTCGCGGAAGATCCGGCTGCACTATGTCCGGTTCGCCTCGACGGCGGCCAAGCCCGGTCCGCCGATCGTCTACCTGGCCGGTGGTCCCGGCGGCACGGCGACGCGCGCCCTGTCCGGGCCGCGCTTTCCGATCATGATGGCCCTGCGCGACGTGGCCGACGTCATCGCCTTCGACCAGCGCGGCACAGGCCTGTCCAACGCCATACCGGAGCGCCCGACCTCGACGCGCCCGCCGCCGGTGTTCACGGAGGCCGGGCTGACGGCCTATGTCCGCCAGGATTTCCAGGCGGCCTGGGCCGACTGGACCAAGGCCGGTGTGGCCATGACCGGCTACAATACCGAGCAGAACGCCGACGACATCGACGACCTGCGCCGTCACCTGGGCGCGGAGAAGGTCGACCTGTGGGGCATCAGCTACGGCACGCACCTGGCGCTCAGCATGCTCAAGCGGCATGGCGACCGGGTCGGCCGCGTCGCCTTGGCCAGCCTGGAGGGCCAGGATCAGACGGTGAAGCGGCCGGCGGCGATCGACGCCCTGCTGCGCCAGGTGGATGGGCTGCTGGCCGCCGATCCCGCCGTCCGGGCGGCGATCCCCGACCTGCCGGCGCTGATGCGGCGGGTCCACGCCAGGCTGGAGGCGTCGCCGGCGCCGATGGCCGCCACGCTCAATGGCGCGCCGGTCGAGCTGAAGCTGGGTGGCTTCGCGATCCAGCTAATGGCCGGCAGCCTGATCGCCAATCCCCAGACCCTGGTCATGCTGCCGAACCTGTACCTGGCGCTGGACGCCGGTCGGATGGACGTGCTGACGCCGTTCATCGGCGAATTCGCGGGCCTTCTCGGCATCGCCGGCATGCCCGAGGCCACGGACCTGGCGTCAGGGATCTCGCCGGCCCGGCTGGCCCTGGTGCGGCGCGAGGCCAAGACCGCGGTCGTGGGCTCGGCGCTGAACTTCCCGATGCCGCAACTGCTGGGCGCCGTCCCGGGCGTCGATCTGGGCGAGGGCTTCCGGGCGCCGTTCCGCATCGACCATCCCGCCCTGCTGATCGCCGGCACGCTGGACGGCCGCACGCCGATGTCCGAGCAGGACGAGGTGGCGGCGCAGTTCCAGCGCAAGTCGCGGGTGATCGTCGAGAACGCCGGCCACAACGTCTTCGAGGCCCATCCCGAGGTGCAGCCGCTGCTGGTGCGGTTCTTCAAGGGCGAGGCCGTGGCCGACACCCGCCTGACCCTGCCACCGCCGAAGTTCAAGCTGGGGTAA
- a CDS encoding LytTR family DNA-binding domain-containing protein — protein sequence MWRTLLLGLLLTGLTTLARAADLPWEACQGAMGPAGPVLTDCRPVQDFVDPQGRALWIRARLAAPTDTRPHALYVAGVASSEVWLNGQRLGANGRPGDAARDEIPGRYQAVFPIRETLWRPGANSLVLRLSSFHGGLRFDRPMSALRVMPYPYPRRTALLAITFVAAGALLAAAFGFGVIHAMRRTGSSLILAAMAGVAASQAIVESLRSLFDYPYPLHAWRMSAIWGLAAAFAVLLVTYVAGRFLPRARGLMIGLALGVVGATALLPGFDVKTAWALILGVALAAAPAAAGVRARLPGARLTLAYLALFLALALGFPEWLADFSYFLLAAVLVLPLLMVEVVRLGRDDRGREAALTRAASQPDRLTVASARGVELAPLAEILAVVGADDYVELRMAGGRSLLHAARLDGLTSQLPANFLRIHRSVIANLAHVQRLERDGDRWRLHLREGPPLPVSRSRQPALREALDAPPPTAKATV from the coding sequence ATGTGGCGAACCCTGCTTCTCGGCCTGCTCCTGACCGGCCTCACGACCTTGGCCCGCGCCGCCGACCTGCCGTGGGAGGCCTGTCAGGGCGCCATGGGTCCGGCCGGTCCCGTCTTGACCGACTGCCGTCCGGTCCAGGATTTCGTCGATCCCCAGGGTCGGGCGCTGTGGATCCGCGCGCGCCTCGCCGCGCCGACCGACACCCGGCCGCACGCGCTCTACGTGGCCGGCGTCGCCTCGTCCGAGGTCTGGCTGAACGGCCAGCGCCTGGGGGCCAATGGCCGCCCCGGCGATGCGGCGCGGGACGAGATCCCCGGGCGCTACCAGGCGGTGTTTCCGATCCGCGAGACCCTGTGGCGTCCCGGCGCCAACAGCCTGGTGCTGCGCCTGTCGTCGTTCCACGGCGGCCTGCGGTTCGACCGGCCGATGAGCGCTCTGAGGGTGATGCCCTATCCCTATCCGCGGCGCACCGCCCTGCTGGCGATCACCTTCGTGGCGGCCGGCGCCCTGCTGGCGGCGGCGTTCGGCTTTGGCGTCATCCACGCCATGCGCCGCACCGGGTCCAGCCTGATCCTGGCCGCGATGGCCGGGGTCGCGGCCTCCCAGGCCATCGTCGAGAGCCTGAGGTCGCTGTTCGACTATCCCTATCCGCTGCACGCCTGGCGGATGAGCGCCATCTGGGGGCTGGCCGCCGCCTTCGCGGTCCTGCTGGTGACCTATGTCGCCGGACGCTTCTTGCCCCGGGCGCGCGGCTTGATGATTGGCCTGGCCTTGGGCGTGGTCGGCGCCACGGCCCTGCTGCCGGGCTTCGACGTCAAGACGGCCTGGGCGCTGATCCTGGGCGTGGCGCTCGCCGCCGCGCCGGCCGCCGCGGGCGTGCGGGCGCGTCTGCCGGGCGCGCGGCTGACCCTGGCCTATCTGGCGCTGTTCCTGGCCCTGGCCCTGGGCTTCCCCGAATGGCTGGCCGACTTCTCCTACTTCCTGCTCGCCGCGGTGCTGGTGCTGCCCCTGCTGATGGTCGAGGTGGTGCGGCTGGGCCGCGACGACCGGGGCCGCGAGGCCGCCCTGACCCGCGCCGCCAGCCAGCCCGACCGCCTGACCGTGGCCTCGGCGCGTGGCGTCGAGCTGGCGCCGCTCGCCGAGATCCTCGCCGTGGTCGGGGCCGACGACTATGTCGAACTGCGGATGGCGGGCGGCCGCAGCCTGCTGCACGCCGCGCGCCTGGACGGCCTGACGAGCCAGCTGCCGGCCAATTTCCTGCGGATCCACCGGTCGGTGATCGCCAATCTGGCCCACGTCCAGCGGCTGGAACGCGACGGGGACCGGTGGCGGCTGCACCTGCGCGAAGGCCCGCCCCTGCCCGTCAGCCGCTCGCGCCAACCCGCCCTGCGCGAGGCCCTGGACGCGCCGCCGCCGACCGCCAAGGCGACGGTTTAG
- the cytX gene encoding putative hydroxymethylpyrimidine transporter CytX: MAELHDTYDPLTPVPEARRVFRAQDAFSLWFSLGIGLLVLQAGAFLVPGLSLGMALAAIVTGSVLGALLLAAAGVVGSDTGLSAVGTLRLALGARGAAVPAALNAIQLTGWGAFEIIAMRDSADALAKQTFGFSNPMIWTLAFGILATFLAIQGPVSFVRRFLRAWGLWLLLAGAGWLSWRLLAEHDLSALLAKAGTGEMSFGAGVDLVVAMPLSWLPLIADYTRFGRTSGGMFKGAAAGYVLANIWFMALGAAYALASGGGESLLLTALAASGGGIALLLIVIDETDNTFADIHSAAVSTATLVPAKPANLALAFGALCTTIALFAPITQYEGFLLLIGSVFAPLFGVLLTDHFVLRRRAVSTAQGGVNLPGLLAWAIGIAAYQGLSRLAPDLGATLPSFVAAGVVYLGLKRVWGGQAG, translated from the coding sequence ATGGCCGAACTTCACGACACCTACGATCCCCTGACCCCCGTGCCGGAAGCGCGCCGGGTCTTCCGCGCCCAGGACGCCTTTTCGCTGTGGTTCAGCCTGGGCATCGGCCTGCTGGTGCTGCAGGCCGGCGCGTTCCTGGTTCCCGGCCTCAGCCTGGGCATGGCCCTGGCGGCGATCGTCACCGGCTCGGTGCTGGGCGCCCTGCTGCTGGCCGCCGCCGGCGTGGTCGGCAGTGATACCGGCCTCTCCGCCGTCGGCACGCTGCGGCTGGCTCTGGGCGCGCGCGGCGCGGCGGTTCCGGCCGCGCTCAACGCCATCCAGCTGACCGGCTGGGGCGCGTTCGAGATCATCGCCATGCGCGACAGCGCCGACGCCCTGGCCAAGCAGACCTTCGGCTTTTCCAACCCGATGATCTGGACCCTGGCGTTCGGGATCCTGGCGACCTTCCTGGCCATCCAGGGGCCGGTGTCGTTCGTGCGCCGCTTCCTGCGCGCCTGGGGCCTGTGGCTGCTGCTGGCCGGCGCCGGCTGGCTGAGCTGGCGGCTGCTGGCCGAGCACGACCTTTCCGCCCTGCTGGCCAAGGCCGGCACCGGCGAGATGAGCTTCGGGGCCGGGGTCGACCTGGTGGTGGCCATGCCGCTGTCGTGGCTGCCGCTGATCGCCGACTACACCCGTTTCGGCCGCACCAGCGGCGGCATGTTCAAGGGCGCGGCGGCCGGCTACGTCCTGGCCAATATCTGGTTCATGGCCCTGGGCGCAGCCTACGCTCTAGCCTCCGGCGGCGGCGAGAGCCTGCTGCTGACGGCCCTGGCGGCCAGCGGCGGCGGGATCGCCCTGCTGCTGATCGTCATCGACGAGACCGACAACACCTTCGCCGACATCCATTCGGCCGCCGTCTCGACCGCGACCCTGGTCCCCGCCAAGCCGGCCAACCTGGCCCTGGCTTTCGGCGCGCTGTGCACGACTATCGCCCTGTTCGCGCCGATCACCCAGTACGAGGGCTTCCTGCTGCTGATCGGCTCGGTGTTTGCCCCGCTGTTCGGCGTGCTGCTGACCGACCACTTCGTCCTGCGCCGCCGAGCGGTCTCCACGGCCCAGGGCGGCGTGAACCTGCCGGGCTTGCTGGCCTGGGCGATCGGCATCGCCGCCTATCAAGGCTTGAGCCGCCTGGCGCCGGACCTCGGCGCGACCCTGCCCAGCTTCGTGGCGGCGGGGGTGGTCTATCTGGGGCTGAAGCGGGTTTGGGGCGGTCAGGCGGGCTAG
- a CDS encoding PepSY domain-containing protein — MTMPTSPVRRLPRHPAALQMLLRRWHAYIGMIIAPTVLLFATTGVLQIYELHEAHPGYAPPAIVAKLGVLHKKQLYREGRRPPSKPSTKPATGLAPAASPPVAKAQRLPTTLLKAFFALASVGLVISTITGVWMTLRQPLRRMRHVLLLVAGTVVPLVLSCLSR; from the coding sequence ATGACCATGCCGACCAGCCCGGTAAGAAGGTTGCCTCGGCATCCGGCCGCCCTGCAGATGCTTCTACGCAGGTGGCACGCCTACATAGGCATGATCATCGCGCCCACGGTCCTGCTCTTCGCGACGACGGGCGTGCTGCAGATTTACGAGTTGCACGAGGCCCATCCCGGCTATGCGCCGCCGGCGATCGTGGCCAAGCTGGGGGTGCTGCACAAGAAGCAGCTCTATCGCGAAGGGCGTCGTCCCCCGTCGAAGCCATCCACAAAGCCCGCGACGGGACTGGCCCCGGCCGCCTCGCCTCCGGTGGCCAAGGCTCAGCGGCTTCCGACAACCTTGCTGAAGGCCTTCTTCGCCCTGGCGTCGGTCGGCCTGGTCATCTCGACGATCACCGGCGTCTGGATGACCCTGCGCCAACCGTTGCGCCGCATGCGCCATGTCCTGCTGCTGGTGGCCGGGACGGTCGTTCCCCTAGTCCTGTCCTGCCTTAGCCGATAG
- a CDS encoding error-prone DNA polymerase, whose protein sequence is MAYAELQTTTNFSFLRGASHAEELVIAAEALGLSAIGVTDRNSLAGIVRAWTAAKTRNVRVLSGCRLDFMDGMPSLLCYPTDREAFGRLTRLLTLGQRRAGKGECHLSWPDFLDHSDGQIGLLIPPKDLNAAFERDLSRMAGDLRGRSWLAASRAYAAQDLKRLSRLDDLGREAGAPIVATNDVLYHGPERRPLQDVITCVREHCTIQQAGFHLEANAERHIKSPAEMARLFDRWPRAVERTVEIVERIGFDLGQLDEEYPDEPVPAGKTAMEHLSDLTWSGAAWRYPAGVPEKVALQLKEELRLIAKMDYPNYFITVHDIVREARRMGILCQGRGSAANSSVCFCLGVTAIDPTEHRLLFTRFISENRGEPPDIDVDFEHERREEVMQYIYRRYGREYAAICGTVIHYRPRSAIRDVGKALGLTEDVTNLLAGTVWGSWGSGLPEEHLRNAGLDPEAPEIARAVTLATELMGFPRHLSQHVGGFVLTKRRLDETVPIGNAAMADRTFIEWDKDDIDSLKLMKVDILALGMLTAIQRAFGMLRADHGEPIVDLADVPVELPGVYDMLCVADSVGVFQVESRAQMSMLPRLKPRRFYDLVIEVAIVRPGPIQGDMVHPYLKRRSGIEPVEWPAPSPEHGPENELREILGNTYGVPLFQEQAMSLAIEAAKFTPDEADGLRKAMATFRNLGTPAEYRDKFVEGMAARGYQRDFAERCFKQIEGFGHYGFPESHAASFAKLVYVSAWIKWAWPDVFCAALINSQPMGFYQPAQLVRDAREHGVEVLAPDILASDWDCTLEARKTSSSPFMGEGDREAVEGAGRFRPRADKIANDQNRPRWKAVRLGFRQIKGLKAADIETLVHARTEGARTPGEFAQGGVPQRALELLAEADAFASVGLTRREALWAVKGLKGEHKAPVRAPLLAGLPLFEARAALPVMGQPQEVAEDYRTTSLSLKDHPLSFYRAMLTRRGVITAEQLLTLKDGRKVSVAGLVLIRQRPGTAKGVVFVTLEDETGVANAVVWKDRFEADRNVVMTASFLVVHGRVQRAENVIHVVAESFTDLSAHLSTLRDEPGAPAPRVRQKVSGRLLRSRDFH, encoded by the coding sequence ATGGCCTATGCCGAGCTCCAGACCACCACCAACTTCTCGTTCCTGCGGGGCGCCTCGCACGCAGAGGAGCTGGTCATCGCCGCCGAGGCGCTGGGCCTTTCCGCCATCGGCGTCACCGACCGCAACAGCCTGGCCGGGATCGTACGCGCCTGGACGGCGGCCAAGACGCGCAATGTCCGGGTGCTGAGCGGCTGCCGACTGGACTTCATGGACGGCATGCCCAGCCTGCTCTGCTACCCGACCGACCGCGAGGCCTTCGGCCGGCTGACGCGGCTGCTGACGCTGGGCCAGCGACGGGCCGGGAAGGGTGAGTGCCACCTGTCCTGGCCGGATTTCCTGGACCATTCGGACGGCCAGATCGGGCTGCTCATCCCGCCAAAGGATCTGAACGCGGCCTTCGAGCGCGACCTCTCCCGCATGGCCGGCGACCTGCGCGGGCGATCCTGGCTGGCGGCCAGCCGGGCCTATGCCGCCCAGGACCTCAAGCGTCTCTCGCGCCTGGACGATCTGGGCCGCGAGGCCGGCGCGCCGATCGTGGCGACCAACGACGTTCTCTACCACGGCCCCGAGCGGCGGCCGTTGCAGGACGTCATCACCTGCGTGCGCGAGCACTGCACGATCCAGCAGGCCGGCTTCCACCTCGAGGCCAATGCCGAGCGCCACATCAAGTCGCCGGCCGAGATGGCGCGCCTGTTCGACCGCTGGCCGCGCGCGGTCGAGCGGACGGTCGAGATCGTCGAGCGGATCGGCTTCGACCTCGGCCAGCTCGACGAGGAATATCCCGACGAGCCCGTGCCGGCCGGCAAGACGGCGATGGAGCACCTGAGCGATCTCACCTGGTCCGGCGCGGCTTGGCGCTATCCCGCCGGCGTGCCGGAGAAGGTGGCCCTGCAGCTGAAGGAAGAGCTGCGGCTGATCGCCAAGATGGACTATCCCAACTACTTCATCACCGTGCACGACATCGTGCGCGAGGCCCGTCGCATGGGCATCCTGTGCCAGGGGCGCGGGTCGGCGGCCAATTCCTCGGTCTGCTTCTGCCTGGGTGTGACGGCGATCGATCCGACCGAGCACCGGCTGCTGTTCACCCGCTTCATCTCCGAGAACCGCGGCGAGCCGCCGGACATCGACGTCGACTTCGAGCACGAGCGGCGCGAGGAGGTGATGCAGTACATCTACCGTCGCTATGGCCGGGAGTACGCCGCCATCTGCGGGACGGTGATCCACTACCGCCCGCGCAGCGCCATCCGCGATGTCGGCAAGGCCCTGGGCCTGACCGAGGACGTCACCAACCTGCTGGCCGGCACGGTCTGGGGCAGCTGGGGTTCGGGCCTGCCCGAGGAGCATCTGCGCAATGCGGGTCTGGACCCCGAAGCGCCGGAGATCGCCCGCGCGGTGACCCTGGCGACCGAGCTGATGGGCTTCCCACGCCACCTGTCGCAGCACGTCGGCGGCTTCGTCCTGACCAAGCGGCGGCTGGACGAGACCGTGCCGATCGGCAATGCGGCCATGGCCGACCGCACCTTCATCGAGTGGGACAAGGACGACATCGACAGCCTGAAGCTGATGAAGGTCGACATCCTGGCGCTGGGCATGCTGACCGCCATCCAGCGGGCCTTCGGCATGCTGCGGGCCGATCACGGCGAGCCGATCGTCGACCTGGCCGATGTCCCGGTCGAGCTGCCGGGCGTCTATGACATGCTGTGCGTCGCCGACAGCGTGGGCGTCTTCCAGGTGGAGAGCCGGGCCCAGATGTCGATGCTGCCGCGCCTGAAACCCCGGCGGTTCTACGACCTGGTGATCGAGGTGGCGATCGTCCGGCCCGGTCCGATCCAGGGCGACATGGTCCATCCGTACCTGAAGCGCCGGAGCGGGATCGAGCCTGTCGAATGGCCCGCGCCCTCGCCCGAGCACGGCCCCGAGAACGAGCTGAGGGAGATCCTCGGCAACACCTATGGCGTGCCGCTGTTCCAGGAGCAGGCCATGAGCCTGGCCATCGAGGCGGCCAAGTTCACGCCCGACGAGGCCGACGGCCTGCGCAAGGCCATGGCCACCTTCCGCAACCTGGGCACGCCGGCCGAGTACCGCGACAAGTTCGTCGAGGGCATGGCGGCGCGCGGCTACCAGCGCGACTTCGCCGAGCGGTGCTTCAAGCAGATCGAGGGCTTCGGCCACTACGGCTTCCCGGAGAGCCACGCGGCCAGTTTCGCCAAGCTCGTTTACGTCTCGGCCTGGATCAAATGGGCGTGGCCGGACGTGTTCTGCGCGGCGCTGATCAACTCACAGCCCATGGGCTTCTACCAGCCGGCCCAGCTGGTCCGCGACGCGCGCGAGCATGGGGTGGAGGTGCTGGCGCCGGACATCCTGGCCAGCGACTGGGACTGCACGCTGGAGGCGCGCAAGACGTCTTCCTCCCCCTTCATGGGGGAGGGGGACCGCGAAGCGGTGGAGGGGGCTGGCCGGTTCAGGCCGCGCGCCGACAAGATCGCCAACGACCAGAACCGCCCTCGCTGGAAGGCCGTCCGCCTGGGCTTCCGCCAGATCAAGGGCCTGAAGGCGGCCGATATCGAAACCCTGGTTCACGCCCGCACCGAAGGCGCCCGCACCCCCGGCGAGTTCGCGCAGGGCGGCGTGCCGCAACGGGCGCTGGAGCTGCTGGCCGAGGCTGACGCCTTCGCCTCGGTCGGGCTGACCCGCCGCGAGGCGCTGTGGGCGGTCAAGGGGTTGAAGGGCGAGCACAAGGCGCCTGTGCGCGCGCCTTTGCTGGCCGGGCTACCGCTGTTCGAGGCGCGCGCGGCGCTGCCGGTCATGGGCCAGCCGCAGGAGGTGGCCGAGGACTATCGCACCACCAGCCTGTCGCTGAAGGACCATCCGTTGAGCTTCTACCGCGCCATGCTGACCCGGCGCGGGGTGATCACGGCCGAGCAGCTGCTGACCCTGAAGGACGGCCGCAAGGTGTCGGTGGCGGGGCTGGTCCTGATCCGCCAGCGGCCGGGCACGGCCAAGGGCGTGGTGTTCGTCACCCTGGAGGACGAGACCGGCGTGGCCAATGCGGTGGTCTGGAAGGACCGCTTCGAGGCCGACCGCAATGTGGTGATGACCGCCTCGTTCCTGGTCGTCCATGGCCGGGTGCAAAGGGCCGAGAACGTCATCCACGTGGTGGCCGAGAGCTTCACCGACCTGTCGGCGCACCTCTCCACCCTGCGCGACGAGCCGGGCGCGCCGGCCCCGCGCGTGCGGCAGAAGGTGTCGGGCCGGTTATTGAGGAGCCGGGATTTCCATTAG
- a CDS encoding DNA polymerase Y family protein has translation MARILSVWCPNWPITTWRRRNPGYDTSAEAPPFALLATEGGTRRLVAVDEAARALALGPGQKAADAMALVPNLVTFDHDPAADRAALEALCDWCVRFSPAVAIDGSDGLFLDITGTDHLWGGEGDMLVDLVGRLARWGVPARAAIADTAGAAWALARFGDDLALVAPGEQRAAIAGLPVAALRLEDAAEAQLPRLGLHRVGQLFALPRAQLAKRFGLALTLRLDQALGMAAEALSFRRPATPWFDRLAFFEPISAPEDLARVTGDALALICQRLEAEGRGAKRFEVVFHRLDGQAYPIRAGLARIGRDARRLTKLMVPKLDMVDPGFGIEVVTVHAAAVEPLAAAQDRLDAETGTSLDETLAPLVDRLVNRLGETRVWRADPYASHVPERSVIRNAPLDPMPATGWDPDRPRPVRLFKRPEAIVAIAAELPDYPPRLFTWRGRPHRVRRAEGPERIGQEWWRAGVGETDTGPGKIRDYYRVEDDAGGRFWIFRQGLFGGDEAPKWWIHGLFG, from the coding sequence ATGGCCCGCATCCTTTCCGTCTGGTGTCCCAACTGGCCGATCACGACGTGGCGCCGGCGGAACCCGGGCTACGACACGTCGGCTGAAGCGCCCCCGTTCGCCCTGCTGGCCACGGAAGGCGGGACCCGGCGCCTCGTCGCCGTCGACGAGGCTGCCCGCGCCCTTGCCCTTGGCCCCGGCCAGAAGGCCGCCGACGCCATGGCGCTCGTGCCCAACCTCGTGACCTTCGACCACGACCCGGCCGCCGACCGCGCGGCGCTGGAAGCCCTGTGCGACTGGTGCGTGCGCTTCTCGCCGGCCGTGGCGATCGACGGGAGCGACGGCCTGTTCCTGGACATCACCGGGACCGACCACCTGTGGGGCGGGGAGGGCGACATGCTGGTCGACCTCGTCGGCCGGCTGGCCCGCTGGGGCGTGCCGGCCCGCGCCGCGATCGCCGACACGGCCGGGGCGGCCTGGGCTCTTGCCCGCTTCGGAGACGACCTGGCCCTCGTCGCGCCGGGCGAGCAGCGCGCGGCGATTGCGGGCCTGCCCGTCGCGGCCCTGCGGCTGGAGGACGCCGCCGAGGCCCAGCTGCCCCGCCTGGGCCTGCACCGGGTCGGCCAGCTGTTCGCCCTGCCGCGCGCCCAGCTGGCCAAGCGCTTTGGCCTCGCCTTGACCCTGCGCCTCGACCAGGCCCTGGGCATGGCGGCCGAGGCCCTGAGCTTCCGCCGCCCGGCCACGCCGTGGTTCGACCGCCTGGCCTTCTTCGAGCCGATCAGCGCGCCCGAGGATCTGGCCCGCGTGACCGGCGACGCCCTGGCCCTGATCTGTCAGCGGCTGGAGGCCGAGGGGCGCGGGGCCAAGCGCTTCGAGGTCGTGTTCCACCGCCTGGACGGCCAGGCCTATCCGATCCGCGCAGGCCTGGCCCGCATCGGCCGCGACGCCAGGCGGCTGACCAAGCTGATGGTTCCCAAGCTGGACATGGTCGACCCCGGCTTCGGCATCGAGGTGGTCACCGTCCACGCCGCCGCCGTCGAGCCTCTGGCGGCGGCGCAGGACCGGCTCGACGCCGAGACCGGGACCAGTCTCGACGAGACCCTGGCGCCCCTGGTCGACCGCCTCGTCAATCGCCTGGGCGAGACCCGCGTCTGGCGCGCCGATCCCTATGCCAGCCACGTGCCCGAGCGCTCGGTGATCCGCAACGCCCCGCTCGACCCGATGCCGGCGACGGGCTGGGACCCCGACCGCCCACGCCCGGTGCGGCTGTTCAAGCGTCCGGAGGCGATCGTCGCCATCGCCGCTGAACTGCCTGACTATCCGCCGCGCCTGTTCACCTGGCGCGGCCGTCCGCACCGTGTCCGCCGGGCCGAAGGTCCCGAACGCATCGGCCAGGAATGGTGGCGCGCCGGCGTCGGCGAGACCGATACCGGCCCCGGCAAGATCCGCGACTACTACCGGGTCGAGGACGATGCGGGCGGGCGCTTCTGGATCTTCAGGCAAGGGCTGTTCGGCGGCGACGAGGCCCCGAAGTGGTGGATCCATGGCCTGTTTGGATAG
- a CDS encoding ImuA family protein, with amino-acid sequence MAGSREARLAALRGRIAAIEAGTRTPNPVLPFGEPAIDGCFPGGGLPLGGWHEVTGAGLESETGAAPAAFVGLLLRPLVKTGAIVWIARRSDLFAPGLFGLGFPTERLIQVRTRDEAETLSVLEDALSTQGVAAAVGEAEAPDLTAGRRLQLACEKRGGLGVVLHRRPYGGRAGQGQAVSGSASFSRWRIGPSPTPPPADDIGLGPPRWRVELERCRGGRPGAWILEAQEAGHGPHPFRLVSQLADHDVAPAEPGLRHVG; translated from the coding sequence ATGGCCGGCTCGCGCGAGGCGCGTCTTGCGGCCCTCAGAGGCCGGATCGCCGCGATCGAAGCGGGGACTCGGACTCCGAATCCCGTCCTGCCGTTCGGGGAACCGGCCATCGACGGGTGCTTTCCGGGCGGCGGCCTGCCGCTGGGCGGTTGGCACGAGGTGACGGGCGCGGGACTGGAGAGCGAGACCGGGGCGGCCCCCGCCGCCTTCGTCGGCCTGCTGCTGCGGCCGTTGGTGAAGACGGGCGCCATCGTCTGGATCGCCCGGCGCAGCGACCTGTTCGCGCCCGGTCTGTTCGGCCTGGGCTTCCCGACCGAGCGGTTGATCCAGGTCCGCACCCGCGACGAGGCCGAGACCCTGTCGGTGCTGGAGGACGCGCTGTCCACTCAAGGGGTCGCCGCCGCTGTCGGCGAGGCCGAGGCTCCGGACCTGACCGCCGGCCGCCGCCTGCAGCTGGCCTGCGAGAAGCGGGGCGGCCTCGGGGTGGTGCTGCACCGAAGACCGTATGGCGGCCGGGCGGGGCAGGGCCAGGCGGTGTCCGGCTCGGCCTCGTTCAGCCGCTGGCGGATCGGGCCGTCGCCGACCCCGCCGCCGGCGGACGACATCGGCCTTGGCCCTCCACGCTGGCGGGTCGAACTGGAACGGTGCCGGGGCGGACGTCCCGGCGCCTGGATCTTGGAAGCACAGGAGGCCGGCCATGGCCCGCATCCTTTCCGTCTGGTGTCCCAACTGGCCGATCACGACGTGGCGCCGGCGGAACCCGGGCTACGACACGTCGGCTGA